In Ochrobactrum vermis, the following proteins share a genomic window:
- a CDS encoding LacI family DNA-binding transcriptional regulator, with the protein MAEQKIRTMEEFAAASGLSRPTVSKYFDNPENVKPSTRARIEKALKDYNYQPNIFAVSLNRKKPKNIGVIVPHISDPFYAEIIRQIEMRCLAEGYWTIVLSSHGERKLEARAMRTLMSLKIAGVLMAPLGFDTDAKLLASLSDSIPAVFLDSRISDDQPFVGTDNRQSIGNITEYLYRTGEHPCFLEMPAVNQNALERRSAYIETMERLGVEPIVLPITAKNWNFEELGYQEASRILDRGGFPTRTVLCANDRLAFGVISAAFERRRHVGREEGCDLRVAGHDDHPLSRFTCPPLTTVAQDYRQIAELGLDMLFCRINTQESGAAVEKEIRRLGSHLIMRGSA; encoded by the coding sequence ATGGCCGAACAGAAGATCAGGACGATGGAAGAGTTCGCAGCGGCAAGCGGATTGTCTCGTCCTACGGTCTCGAAATATTTCGATAATCCCGAAAACGTAAAACCTTCAACACGTGCACGTATCGAGAAGGCGCTCAAGGACTACAATTACCAGCCCAACATTTTTGCAGTCAGCCTTAATCGCAAGAAGCCGAAAAATATCGGTGTCATTGTTCCGCATATTTCGGATCCATTTTATGCAGAGATAATCCGCCAGATCGAAATGCGTTGTCTGGCTGAAGGCTACTGGACCATTGTACTGTCTTCACATGGTGAGAGAAAACTTGAAGCGCGAGCGATGCGGACGCTGATGTCTCTCAAGATTGCCGGCGTCCTGATGGCTCCCCTCGGTTTCGATACGGATGCGAAGCTTCTTGCCAGCTTGTCGGATTCGATACCTGCCGTTTTTCTGGACAGCCGTATCAGCGATGATCAGCCATTTGTTGGTACTGATAACCGGCAGAGCATCGGGAACATCACCGAATATCTCTATCGAACAGGGGAGCACCCCTGCTTTCTGGAAATGCCGGCTGTAAACCAGAATGCACTCGAGCGGCGTTCAGCCTATATCGAAACTATGGAGAGGCTCGGCGTTGAGCCGATCGTGCTGCCTATAACCGCAAAAAACTGGAATTTTGAGGAACTGGGTTACCAGGAGGCTAGCCGGATTCTTGATCGCGGCGGGTTTCCGACGCGTACCGTTTTGTGTGCCAATGATCGTCTCGCCTTTGGCGTTATTTCCGCGGCCTTCGAGCGTCGGCGCCATGTGGGACGCGAAGAGGGCTGCGATCTTCGTGTCGCTGGCCATGACGATCATCCTTTGAGCCGGTTCACCTGTCCGCCACTGACGACTGTTGCGCAGGATTATCGGCAAATTGCGGAACTCGGTCTCGATATGCTTTTCTGCCGTATCAATACGCAGGAAAGCGGTGCAGCGGTCGAGAAGGAAATCCGCCGTCTTGGTAGTCATCTCATCATGCGTGGCTCTGCCTGA
- a CDS encoding Glu/Leu/Phe/Val family dehydrogenase, whose translation MTKENLLESALVRLDEAAGHINIDADVIEKLKYARETMKVRLMIRMDDGSRKSFLAWRCRYDDTRGPTKGGIRYHPESTAEEVETLAFWMTFKCAVMNLPYGGGKGAIQVDPRQLSKAELERLSRAYIQAFSGIIGPDRDIPAPDVYTNSMIMGWMADEYSQIVGQSSPAVITGKPLALGGSLGRNDATARGGFYLVRHLSQDLGLASQLRVTVQGFGNAGQFIAKLMASDGHKVVAVSDSSGAVYCANGLDLDALLEAKAQNKSVVSTAGKNGHEAITPDELIAADCDVLVPSAMENMIHADNAGSIKAKLIVELANGPVTPEADKILEEKGVIVLPDILANAGGVTVSYFEWVQNRQGYYWTLEEIHERLKTIMEREGRAIWNHAKQHNVTVRSAAYVHALQRLAQAIEAHGTQNDFAA comes from the coding sequence GTGACTAAGGAGAATCTACTCGAAAGCGCACTTGTCCGTCTGGACGAGGCTGCAGGCCATATCAACATTGATGCGGATGTCATCGAGAAGCTGAAATATGCGCGTGAAACCATGAAGGTGCGGCTGATGATCCGTATGGACGACGGTTCGCGCAAATCCTTTCTTGCATGGCGCTGCCGCTATGACGATACGCGTGGCCCGACGAAGGGCGGCATCCGCTACCATCCGGAATCGACCGCGGAAGAAGTCGAGACCCTCGCTTTCTGGATGACATTCAAATGCGCGGTCATGAACCTGCCCTATGGCGGCGGGAAGGGTGCGATTCAGGTCGATCCACGGCAACTTTCGAAGGCTGAGCTGGAACGCCTTTCGCGCGCCTACATTCAGGCCTTTTCCGGTATCATCGGGCCGGATCGTGACATTCCAGCACCGGATGTTTACACCAATTCCATGATCATGGGCTGGATGGCGGACGAATACTCCCAGATTGTCGGGCAATCCTCACCTGCTGTCATCACTGGCAAGCCGTTGGCACTGGGTGGTTCGCTCGGGCGTAATGATGCCACGGCGCGCGGCGGTTTCTACCTTGTGCGTCATCTGTCGCAAGATCTGGGCCTCGCATCGCAGCTCCGTGTCACGGTTCAGGGGTTTGGCAATGCCGGCCAGTTCATCGCCAAGCTGATGGCAAGCGATGGTCACAAGGTCGTCGCTGTATCGGATTCGTCCGGTGCTGTTTACTGCGCCAATGGTCTTGATCTCGATGCACTTCTGGAAGCAAAAGCGCAGAACAAGTCGGTTGTTTCAACCGCTGGCAAAAACGGCCATGAAGCGATCACCCCGGATGAGCTGATTGCTGCCGATTGCGATGTGCTCGTACCAAGCGCCATGGAAAACATGATCCATGCAGACAATGCGGGATCCATCAAGGCCAAGCTGATTGTCGAGCTTGCGAATGGCCCTGTCACTCCGGAAGCCGACAAGATCCTGGAGGAAAAGGGCGTCATCGTCCTGCCGGATATTCTCGCAAACGCGGGCGGTGTGACGGTTTCCTACTTCGAGTGGGTACAGAACCGTCAGGGCTATTATTGGACGCTTGAAGAAATCCATGAGCGCCTGAAAACCATTATGGAACGCGAAGGTCGCGCAATCTGGAACCACGCCAAGCAGCATAATGTGACTGTCCGCTCGGCAGCTTATGTTCATGCGCTGCAACGCCTTGCGCAGGCTATTGAAGCACATGGCACGCAAAACGATTTTGCTGCCTGA
- a CDS encoding ABC transporter permease encodes MRLFLSLVPRALLFGVLLLFLLQPHLFEPLFRPLVNEGVPVIYDRANFMTLTLQHLGLVALATFASTMVAVSMAIFVTRKQGAEFLPLSRSLVNIGQTFPPVAVLALAVPVFGFGDKPTLIALFLYGLLPIFENTLTGLTTLPSPVIEAARGMGMTSAQRLVKVEVPLAMPVILAGIRLSAVIGLATATIGSTVAARTLGEVIIAGLISNNLAFVLQGGLVVAALAILIFDGFQAIEHYLMKRSGRTI; translated from the coding sequence ATGAGATTGTTTTTGTCCCTTGTTCCGCGAGCGCTGCTTTTTGGCGTGTTGCTGTTATTTTTGTTGCAGCCTCATCTTTTCGAGCCCTTGTTTCGACCTCTCGTCAACGAGGGGGTGCCTGTCATTTATGATCGCGCCAACTTCATGACATTAACCTTGCAGCATCTCGGATTGGTTGCTCTGGCAACATTTGCATCCACGATGGTCGCCGTCTCGATGGCGATCTTTGTGACCAGAAAGCAAGGGGCGGAGTTTCTGCCGCTTTCACGCAGTCTTGTAAATATCGGCCAGACCTTTCCTCCTGTTGCGGTGCTGGCACTGGCGGTGCCAGTCTTCGGTTTCGGAGACAAGCCAACCCTGATTGCCCTCTTCCTCTATGGTCTGCTTCCGATTTTCGAGAATACACTGACGGGACTGACAACCCTTCCATCGCCTGTCATCGAGGCGGCGCGCGGCATGGGAATGACCAGCGCGCAACGACTTGTCAAAGTCGAAGTTCCGCTCGCCATGCCGGTCATTCTGGCAGGTATCAGACTTTCTGCCGTGATTGGCCTTGCAACGGCTACCATCGGCTCGACGGTCGCCGCCAGAACACTTGGGGAAGTCATTATAGCCGGGCTCATTTCCAACAATCTTGCTTTCGTTTTGCAAGGCGGGCTCGTGGTGGCGGCGCTCGCCATACTCATCTTCGATGGGTTTCAAGCAATTGAGCATTATCTCATGAAGCGTTCCGGACGCACTATCTGA
- a CDS encoding ABC transporter permease has protein sequence MNATRQTILVNGTKSLFTCIDKLGLVIAAIGLTGLLLPFANFRANRIVQGEPRYLFEALPTEWALSLAVIVAAGLLIGVIHSHRLLRLLAALFCLASVMAAIGLAASYLSPTGNNYARVSPASGFWLLFFASALYVADGLVRLRAGPLLRVGLLVIAGLLLAALLSSGLWDSISFMKEYQSRAESFWNEAERHIALALGSLVAATVVGIPLGLICHRLPKLRVFILNSLNIVQTIPSMALFGILIAPLGWFATQFPWAAALGIRGIGAAPAFVALFLYSLLPIVANTVAGLAQVPEPVTDAARGMGMTRLQRLFKTEFPLAFPVILTGIRIVMVQNIGLTTIAALIGGGGFGTFIFQGIGQTAMDLVLLGALPTVLLAFGAAVILDAAIEITEKGSSL, from the coding sequence ATGAATGCAACACGCCAGACGATCCTGGTAAATGGCACGAAGAGCTTGTTCACATGCATCGACAAGCTCGGACTTGTCATTGCAGCGATCGGCTTGACGGGATTGCTTCTGCCATTCGCAAACTTCCGGGCAAACCGCATCGTTCAAGGTGAGCCTCGTTATCTTTTTGAGGCTCTACCGACCGAATGGGCGCTATCGCTTGCAGTTATTGTGGCAGCAGGGCTGCTGATCGGTGTTATCCATAGTCACAGGTTGTTGCGGCTCCTTGCTGCTCTGTTCTGTCTCGCATCCGTCATGGCGGCAATCGGGCTGGCTGCCTCATACCTATCGCCAACAGGAAACAATTATGCCCGCGTCTCCCCAGCTTCCGGTTTCTGGCTGCTGTTCTTCGCCAGTGCACTTTATGTCGCGGATGGGCTGGTCCGGCTGCGGGCTGGCCCGCTTTTACGTGTCGGCCTGCTGGTGATTGCGGGATTGCTTCTTGCTGCGCTGCTTTCTTCGGGGCTCTGGGACAGCATTTCATTCATGAAGGAATATCAAAGCCGTGCGGAAAGCTTCTGGAACGAAGCAGAACGACATATTGCTCTGGCTTTAGGTTCACTTGTGGCGGCCACAGTAGTGGGTATTCCGCTAGGGCTTATCTGCCATCGCTTACCGAAACTTCGCGTTTTCATATTGAACAGCCTTAATATCGTGCAGACCATTCCATCAATGGCCTTGTTCGGCATTTTGATTGCGCCACTCGGCTGGTTCGCCACGCAATTTCCCTGGGCAGCAGCTCTCGGCATTCGTGGTATTGGCGCAGCACCGGCATTCGTTGCGCTTTTCCTCTATTCGCTGCTGCCGATCGTGGCAAATACCGTAGCCGGACTGGCACAGGTTCCCGAACCAGTGACGGATGCAGCGCGTGGTATGGGCATGACGCGCCTGCAGCGTCTCTTCAAGACAGAATTTCCACTGGCGTTCCCGGTCATTCTCACCGGCATACGGATCGTCATGGTGCAAAATATCGGCCTGACGACGATTGCTGCATTGATTGGCGGCGGCGGCTTTGGGACTTTTATCTTTCAGGGTATCGGGCAGACGGCAATGGATCTTGTATTGCTGGGCGCCTTGCCAACCGTTCTTCTCGCCTTTGGTGCTGCTGTCATTCTCGACGCTGCCATCGAAATCACTGAGAAAGGTAGCTCTCTATGA
- the osmF gene encoding glycine betaine ABC transporter substrate-binding protein OsmF, whose translation MSYRNLLKGSAVAFALFAGAFQFSGHAQAQVVVSSKIDTEGGVLGNIILAVLNANGIQTTDRIQLGATPVVRKAITAGEIDIYPEYTGNAAFFFNKADDPLWKDPAKAFEAAKQLDYDANKIVWLAPSPANNTWGIAVRKDVADENKLTNLSDFGKYISGGGKVILAASSEFVNSAAALPAFQTAYSFTLKPDQLITLSGGDTAATIAAAANQTNGANAAMVYGTDGGIAPSGLVVLEDDKHVQPVYQPAPIIREEVLEKNPKIEELLKTVFEKLDLTTLQELNGRVQLGGEPAKAVAEDFLKTNGFLK comes from the coding sequence ATGTCGTACAGGAACCTATTGAAGGGGAGTGCCGTCGCATTTGCCCTCTTTGCGGGCGCGTTTCAGTTTTCCGGCCACGCTCAGGCACAGGTGGTCGTTTCTTCAAAGATCGATACCGAAGGCGGCGTCCTCGGTAATATCATTCTGGCCGTTCTCAATGCGAATGGTATCCAGACAACCGATCGCATCCAGCTCGGTGCCACCCCCGTCGTCCGCAAGGCGATCACCGCCGGCGAAATCGATATTTATCCTGAATATACGGGCAATGCCGCCTTTTTCTTCAACAAGGCGGACGATCCGCTTTGGAAAGATCCCGCCAAGGCATTTGAGGCGGCAAAACAGCTCGATTACGATGCCAACAAGATCGTCTGGCTGGCGCCTTCACCGGCGAACAACACCTGGGGGATTGCTGTTCGCAAGGATGTCGCCGATGAAAACAAACTTACGAACCTCAGCGACTTCGGAAAATACATTTCGGGAGGCGGAAAGGTCATTCTGGCGGCCTCGTCGGAATTCGTGAACTCGGCAGCGGCTCTGCCTGCCTTCCAGACCGCCTATAGCTTCACCCTGAAACCTGACCAGCTTATTACACTTTCAGGTGGCGACACTGCGGCTACCATCGCAGCCGCAGCCAACCAGACCAATGGCGCCAATGCGGCCATGGTCTACGGCACAGATGGCGGCATTGCTCCCTCAGGGCTCGTCGTGCTCGAAGACGACAAGCATGTGCAGCCTGTCTATCAGCCAGCTCCAATCATCCGTGAGGAAGTACTGGAGAAGAATCCCAAAATCGAAGAGCTGCTGAAGACGGTTTTTGAGAAACTTGATCTCACAACCCTTCAGGAACTCAACGGTCGCGTGCAACTGGGTGGTGAACCGGCAAAGGCGGTAGCCGAGGATTTTCTCAAGACCAACGGTTTTCTAAAGTAG
- a CDS encoding substrate-binding domain-containing protein → MFRTSLGRILFSGVALAMMAGAASAEGVGASLLTQQHPFYISLADAMKKEAQAENVPLEISIANQDLSKQLADVEDFITKGVDVIIISPVDSKGVRSAINKAEKAGIKVITVDVPAINVDVTSFVGTDNFAGGEKAGELMAKSIGEKGNVAVIEYPTVQSVVDRVEGFKKTIAKYPDIKIVAIQPGITRSEALATAQNILQANPDIVGIFGFGDDAALAAASAVKAAKLENQVKVIGFDGMEEARNAVKNDPIMVGVIAQYPDQMGKVAVETAAKVIKGESVPAKQPIVPGVVTKDGETK, encoded by the coding sequence ATGTTTCGCACTTCTCTCGGCCGCATTCTCTTTTCCGGCGTTGCTCTGGCCATGATGGCGGGTGCTGCCTCTGCCGAAGGCGTTGGCGCATCGCTTCTCACCCAGCAGCATCCGTTCTACATCTCGCTCGCTGACGCGATGAAGAAGGAAGCGCAGGCTGAAAACGTGCCGCTCGAAATTTCTATCGCCAATCAGGACCTGAGCAAGCAGCTCGCCGATGTGGAAGATTTCATCACCAAAGGCGTCGATGTCATCATCATTTCGCCGGTTGACAGCAAGGGCGTCCGCTCGGCCATCAACAAGGCTGAAAAGGCTGGTATCAAGGTCATCACCGTCGACGTGCCTGCAATCAATGTGGACGTGACATCCTTTGTCGGTACCGACAACTTTGCCGGTGGCGAAAAGGCTGGCGAATTGATGGCAAAGTCCATCGGCGAGAAGGGCAATGTCGCCGTCATCGAATATCCGACCGTGCAGTCGGTCGTTGATCGTGTCGAAGGCTTCAAGAAGACCATCGCCAAGTATCCGGACATCAAGATCGTGGCGATCCAGCCGGGCATCACCCGTTCGGAAGCTCTGGCCACGGCACAGAACATCCTGCAGGCCAACCCGGATATCGTCGGCATCTTCGGCTTCGGCGATGACGCTGCACTTGCCGCCGCATCGGCTGTAAAGGCCGCCAAGCTCGAAAATCAGGTCAAGGTGATCGGCTTTGACGGCATGGAAGAAGCCCGCAACGCCGTGAAGAACGACCCGATCATGGTCGGCGTTATAGCGCAATATCCAGATCAGATGGGCAAGGTTGCGGTTGAAACCGCTGCCAAGGTCATCAAGGGCGAGAGCGTTCCGGCCAAGCAGCCAATCGTTCCGGGCGTCGTCACCAAGGACGGCGAAACCAAGTAA
- the cueR gene encoding Cu(I)-responsive transcriptional regulator, with amino-acid sequence MNIGQAAASSGISAKMIRHYETIGLIEAAERTGSGYRVYTQRDVETLRFIRRSRDLGFQVEQIKELLALWSDRNRASADVKKVALGHVEELEAKMRQLQEMADTLRHLAKNCHGDNRPDCPIIHQLSESNPDNRKRPAPRKGELLHGKI; translated from the coding sequence ATGAACATCGGGCAGGCAGCTGCATCATCTGGCATATCGGCGAAGATGATCCGCCATTATGAGACAATCGGACTTATCGAAGCTGCCGAGAGAACCGGTTCGGGCTATCGCGTCTATACGCAGAGAGATGTCGAGACCCTGCGTTTCATCCGTCGCAGCCGCGATCTCGGTTTTCAGGTTGAACAGATCAAGGAATTGCTGGCGCTCTGGAGCGATCGCAACCGCGCATCCGCCGATGTCAAGAAGGTGGCGCTCGGTCATGTCGAGGAGCTTGAAGCCAAGATGCGCCAGTTGCAGGAGATGGCCGATACGCTGCGCCATCTGGCCAAAAACTGTCATGGCGACAATCGCCCCGATTGCCCCATCATCCATCAGCTATCAGAAAGCAACCCGGATAACCGTAAACGTCCCGCTCCTCGCAAAGGCGAGCTGCTACACGGTAAAATCTGA
- a CDS encoding glucose/quinate/shikimate family membrane-bound PQQ-dependent dehydrogenase → MLIWLTSIVLLLIGLALGAGGIWLAMLGGSWYYILAAIGFLLTAVLLFRRSAAALWVYALVILGSLGWAVYEVGFDWWQLGARGGIIVLLGFWMLTPWIRKPLNNGTGDSGLPLAAASVIAVVVAGYAITQDSYNITGDLPTEKVAATADLGGNVPDGEWHQYGRTPYGQRYSPLAQVTSENVSKLQVAWQYQTGDVKQPQDVGETTYQVTPLKIGDSLYLCTPHNWAIALDAATGKEKWKFDPKVGFNTDRQHQTCRGVSYWKDATATAGAKCAERVYLPTSDARLIALDTATGEICTDFADGGTLDLSHGMKYNPAGYYYSTSPPVVVGDKIIVGGAVNDNYSTEEQSGVIRAFDIRTGQLLWNWDSGNPDVTTPLPEGEHYTTNSPNSWSVSSVDEKLGLIFVPLGNKVPDQLGMDRSENVEKFSSSIVALDVNTGQLRWVRQTVHHDLWDMDVPAQPVLLDINGVPALVGPTKQGDLYVLDRRTGEPIIPVREIPAPTGAIPEDHTAPTQPISDLTFSPPPLRESDMWGVTMFDQLACRIKFHELFYEGRYTPPSLRGTIVYPGNFGVFNWGSVAVDPVRQVMFGMPTYLAFTSRLVPRADIPPKGQDEKGSEQGLNRNDGAPYGVFMGPFLGPLGIPCQTPPWGYVAGVDLRTGKIAYKHRNGTIRDMSPVPLPLKVGVPGIGGPMITAGGVAFLGAAVDDYLRAYDLTSGEQLWEARLPAGGQSTPMTYTVGDQQFVLMVAGGHGSVGTKPGDYVIAYTLPKG, encoded by the coding sequence TTGCTTATCTGGTTAACTTCTATCGTCCTTCTCCTGATCGGGCTTGCGCTCGGTGCGGGAGGCATTTGGCTCGCCATGCTTGGTGGCAGCTGGTATTATATACTTGCGGCGATCGGCTTTCTGCTGACCGCCGTTTTGCTTTTCCGACGCAGTGCTGCTGCGCTGTGGGTCTATGCTCTTGTCATTCTCGGATCGCTCGGATGGGCTGTTTATGAAGTCGGTTTCGACTGGTGGCAGCTTGGCGCGCGCGGCGGCATCATTGTGCTGCTTGGATTCTGGATGCTGACACCATGGATCAGAAAACCATTGAACAATGGGACGGGCGATAGCGGTCTGCCGCTGGCGGCAGCGTCAGTGATTGCGGTCGTGGTCGCCGGCTATGCGATAACGCAGGATTCCTACAATATCACCGGAGATTTGCCGACGGAAAAGGTGGCTGCAACAGCGGATCTTGGCGGCAATGTTCCTGATGGCGAATGGCATCAGTATGGTCGAACGCCTTATGGCCAGCGCTACTCGCCGTTGGCGCAAGTAACGTCGGAAAATGTTTCGAAACTCCAGGTTGCCTGGCAGTATCAGACTGGCGACGTGAAGCAGCCCCAGGATGTGGGAGAAACGACCTATCAGGTCACACCACTCAAGATTGGCGATTCCCTTTATCTGTGCACACCGCATAACTGGGCCATTGCGCTGGATGCCGCAACCGGCAAGGAGAAATGGAAGTTCGACCCCAAAGTTGGCTTCAATACCGACCGCCAGCACCAGACTTGCCGTGGCGTAAGCTATTGGAAGGATGCAACTGCAACGGCGGGAGCGAAATGCGCTGAACGTGTCTATCTGCCGACGTCAGATGCCAGACTGATCGCACTGGATACGGCAACCGGAGAAATTTGCACGGATTTCGCCGATGGCGGGACGCTCGATCTCAGTCACGGAATGAAATACAATCCGGCAGGATATTATTACTCCACGTCACCCCCTGTCGTTGTCGGAGACAAGATAATCGTTGGCGGTGCCGTGAACGATAATTACTCGACTGAGGAACAGTCGGGCGTCATCCGCGCATTCGATATCCGCACCGGTCAACTTCTGTGGAACTGGGATTCGGGTAATCCGGATGTGACCACGCCGCTACCGGAGGGCGAACACTATACGACGAACTCTCCGAACAGTTGGTCCGTTTCAAGTGTCGATGAGAAGCTCGGGCTGATCTTTGTTCCGCTCGGCAACAAAGTGCCGGACCAGCTTGGTATGGATCGCAGCGAGAATGTTGAGAAATTTTCTTCATCCATCGTTGCTCTCGATGTGAATACCGGGCAGCTTCGCTGGGTGCGCCAGACCGTCCACCACGACCTTTGGGATATGGATGTTCCCGCCCAGCCGGTGCTTCTCGACATCAATGGCGTTCCGGCACTTGTCGGCCCGACGAAACAGGGCGATCTCTACGTTCTGGATCGGCGTACCGGCGAGCCGATCATTCCGGTCAGGGAAATCCCGGCTCCGACGGGCGCAATTCCGGAGGACCATACGGCTCCCACGCAGCCGATCTCGGACCTTACTTTCAGTCCGCCTCCCTTGCGCGAAAGCGACATGTGGGGCGTGACAATGTTCGATCAGCTCGCTTGTCGTATCAAGTTCCACGAATTGTTCTACGAAGGCCGATATACCCCGCCTTCACTGCGTGGAACGATTGTCTATCCGGGCAATTTCGGTGTGTTCAACTGGGGTAGCGTGGCAGTGGATCCGGTACGGCAAGTCATGTTCGGCATGCCGACCTATCTCGCTTTCACCTCACGCCTGGTTCCACGTGCGGATATCCCACCAAAGGGACAGGATGAAAAAGGAAGCGAACAGGGCTTGAATCGTAACGACGGCGCTCCGTATGGCGTCTTCATGGGGCCATTCCTCGGGCCGCTTGGCATTCCGTGCCAGACGCCGCCATGGGGTTATGTTGCTGGCGTCGACCTGCGTACCGGCAAGATTGCCTACAAGCATCGGAATGGCACGATCCGCGATATGTCACCGGTTCCGCTTCCGCTGAAGGTTGGCGTTCCGGGCATTGGTGGACCGATGATCACGGCAGGCGGCGTTGCCTTCCTCGGGGCAGCCGTGGACGATTATCTGCGCGCCTATGATCTGACTTCGGGCGAGCAGCTTTGGGAGGCTCGACTTCCTGCTGGCGGCCAGTCAACACCGATGACCTATACGGTCGGCGACCAGCAGTTCGTACTGATGGTGGCCGGTGGCCATGGTTCAGTCGGAACCAAACCGGGTGATTACGTGATTGCGTATACGTTGCCCAAAGGCTGA
- a CDS encoding ABC transporter ATP-binding protein has product MIEFEHITKRYNGRAAVDAVSFSIEPHSIAAIVGTSGSGKTTLLRMVNRLVEPTGGEIRIDGHSIMDEPGHVLRRRIGYVIQQNGLFPHRTVAENIATVPLLLGWQKQRIDTRVDELLDLFQLEPADYRDRYPHELSGGQQQRVGVARALAAGPNILLMDEPFGALDPVIRAKAQEDLKAIQKRLGTTIILVTHDMEEAISLGDRIAVMDDGKLLQYGQPAEILAHPATEFVERLVGTGERPFRLLSLMDLKTVLQPGDASGETLPVTASQRDALAELLWSGRKALPVLDHDGRPLGQVTLDRLLHQAERPA; this is encoded by the coding sequence ATGATCGAGTTCGAACATATCACAAAGCGCTACAATGGACGCGCAGCGGTGGACGCTGTGAGCTTTTCCATCGAACCCCACAGCATTGCAGCAATCGTTGGGACATCCGGTTCGGGCAAGACCACCTTGCTGAGGATGGTCAATCGTCTGGTCGAGCCGACTGGCGGAGAAATCCGCATCGATGGCCACAGTATCATGGATGAGCCCGGCCATGTTCTGCGGCGACGAATTGGCTATGTCATCCAGCAGAACGGGCTCTTTCCGCATCGCACTGTTGCAGAAAACATCGCGACGGTGCCTCTCCTGCTCGGTTGGCAAAAACAACGCATCGATACCCGCGTCGATGAACTGCTTGACCTTTTCCAGCTTGAACCAGCGGATTATCGCGACCGTTATCCGCATGAACTTTCCGGGGGGCAACAACAACGCGTCGGCGTGGCGCGTGCGCTCGCTGCCGGACCGAACATCCTTCTCATGGACGAGCCATTCGGAGCACTCGATCCGGTTATTCGGGCCAAAGCGCAGGAAGACCTCAAGGCAATCCAGAAACGCCTTGGCACGACCATAATCCTTGTGACACACGACATGGAGGAAGCGATATCACTGGGTGACCGTATCGCCGTCATGGATGACGGCAAACTGCTGCAATATGGCCAACCTGCGGAAATTCTCGCCCATCCGGCAACAGAATTCGTCGAACGCCTTGTCGGGACAGGCGAGCGCCCCTTCCGCCTCCTGTCCCTCATGGATCTTAAAACGGTGCTGCAGCCCGGTGACGCAAGTGGTGAAACATTGCCCGTAACAGCATCGCAACGTGATGCACTTGCAGAACTTTTATGGTCGGGGCGGAAAGCCCTTCCTGTTCTTGACCATGATGGAAGACCGCTTGGGCAAGTCACTCTGGACAGGCTTCTGCACCAGGCAGAGCGTCCGGCATGA